A window of the Cuculus canorus isolate bCucCan1 chromosome 3, bCucCan1.pri, whole genome shotgun sequence genome harbors these coding sequences:
- the SH3YL1 gene encoding SH3 domain-containing YSC84-like protein 1 isoform X1 produces MNVNNPIPSNLKSEAKKAAKILREFTEITSRNGPDKIIPPHVIAKAKGLAVLSVIKAGFLVTARGGSGIVLARLPDGTWSAPSAIGIAGLGGGFEIGIEVSDLVIILNHERAVEAFAKGGNLTLGGNLTVAIGPLGRNLEGDVALRSSAAVYTYCKSRGLFAGVSLEGTCLIERKETNRKFYGQDIRASAILLGDVPFPPQAEDLYETLASFTEVYENEEQRNNPGKAVREQRRVNDLPTRPSSRPEPPKPAVRPTPPVKKNTNKLYPELPNDCDSVGNSRSNTVEVTALYSFEGQQPGDLTFKAGDKITVTTKTNSQFDWWEGRRGGQTGIFPANYVAIIHN; encoded by the exons TGAATAACCCTATACCTTCCAACCTGAAGTCAGAAGCTAAAAAGGCAGCTAAAATATTACGAGAATTTACAGAAATAACTTCCAGAAATGGACCAGATAAAATCATTCCAC CGCATGTAATCGCTAAAGCGAAAGGCCTTGCAGTTCTGTCTGTTATCAAAGCTGGATTTTTGGTGACTGCTCGTGGTGGAAGCGGAATTGTACTAGCTCGTCTTCCCGATGGAA CCTGGTCTGCTCCTTCTGCAATAGGAATTGCCGGCCTTGGTGGTGGATTTGAAATTGGAATTGAG GTTTCAGACTTGGTGATAATATTGAATCATGAAAGAGCAGTAGAAGCTTTTGCCAAAGGAGGGAATCTTACACTCGGAGGAAATCTTACTGTGGCAATTGGACCTCTGGGAAG AAACTTAGAAGGAGATGTTGCCCTGAGAAGCTCCGCTGCTGTCTATACATACTGCAAATCTCGAGGTCTGTTTGCAGGTGTGTCTCTGGAAGGAACCTGTTTAATcgaaaggaaagaaacaaatcGCAA GTTTTATGGGCAGGATATTCGTGCTAGTGCCATCTTGCTTGGTGATgtgccttttcctcctcaagCAGAAGATCTTTATGAAACTCTAGCATCCTTCACTGAAGTATatgaaaatgaagagcaaagaaataatCCAGGAAAAGCTGTAAGGGAACAAAGAAGG GTAAATGACCTTCCCACTAGACCATCATCGAGACCAGAGCCACCTAAACCTGCTGTAAGACCAACACCACcag tgaaaaagaataCAAACAAACTTTATCCTGAACTTCCAAACGATTGTGACTCTGTGG gcAACTCTCGGAGTAATACAGTCGAAGTGACGGCACTTTATTCATTCGAAGGACAACAGCCAGGTGACTTGACTTTCAAAGCTGGAGACAAAATCACGGTCACAACCAAAACAAATTCCCAGTTTGACTggtgggaaggaagaagaggaggacaaACTGGCATCTTTCCAGCCAATTACGTTGCCATAATTCACAACTGA
- the SH3YL1 gene encoding SH3 domain-containing YSC84-like protein 1 isoform X2 — protein sequence MNVNNPIPSNLKSEAKKAAKILREFTEITSRNGPDKIIPPHVIAKAKGLAVLSVIKAGFLVTARGGSGIVLARLPDGTWSAPSAIGIAGLGGGFEIGIEVSDLVIILNHERAVEAFAKGGNLTLGGNLTVAIGPLGRNLEGDVALRSSAAVYTYCKSRGLFAGVSLEGTCLIERKETNRKFYGQDIRASAILLGDVPFPPQAEDLYETLASFTEVYENEEQRNNPGKAVNDLPTRPSSRPEPPKPAVRPTPPVKKNTNKLYPELPNDCDSVGNSRSNTVEVTALYSFEGQQPGDLTFKAGDKITVTTKTNSQFDWWEGRRGGQTGIFPANYVAIIHN from the exons TGAATAACCCTATACCTTCCAACCTGAAGTCAGAAGCTAAAAAGGCAGCTAAAATATTACGAGAATTTACAGAAATAACTTCCAGAAATGGACCAGATAAAATCATTCCAC CGCATGTAATCGCTAAAGCGAAAGGCCTTGCAGTTCTGTCTGTTATCAAAGCTGGATTTTTGGTGACTGCTCGTGGTGGAAGCGGAATTGTACTAGCTCGTCTTCCCGATGGAA CCTGGTCTGCTCCTTCTGCAATAGGAATTGCCGGCCTTGGTGGTGGATTTGAAATTGGAATTGAG GTTTCAGACTTGGTGATAATATTGAATCATGAAAGAGCAGTAGAAGCTTTTGCCAAAGGAGGGAATCTTACACTCGGAGGAAATCTTACTGTGGCAATTGGACCTCTGGGAAG AAACTTAGAAGGAGATGTTGCCCTGAGAAGCTCCGCTGCTGTCTATACATACTGCAAATCTCGAGGTCTGTTTGCAGGTGTGTCTCTGGAAGGAACCTGTTTAATcgaaaggaaagaaacaaatcGCAA GTTTTATGGGCAGGATATTCGTGCTAGTGCCATCTTGCTTGGTGATgtgccttttcctcctcaagCAGAAGATCTTTATGAAACTCTAGCATCCTTCACTGAAGTATatgaaaatgaagagcaaagaaataatCCAGGAAAAGCT GTAAATGACCTTCCCACTAGACCATCATCGAGACCAGAGCCACCTAAACCTGCTGTAAGACCAACACCACcag tgaaaaagaataCAAACAAACTTTATCCTGAACTTCCAAACGATTGTGACTCTGTGG gcAACTCTCGGAGTAATACAGTCGAAGTGACGGCACTTTATTCATTCGAAGGACAACAGCCAGGTGACTTGACTTTCAAAGCTGGAGACAAAATCACGGTCACAACCAAAACAAATTCCCAGTTTGACTggtgggaaggaagaagaggaggacaaACTGGCATCTTTCCAGCCAATTACGTTGCCATAATTCACAACTGA